The Drosophila willistoni isolate 14030-0811.24 unplaced genomic scaffold, UCI_dwil_1.1 Seg102.1, whole genome shotgun sequence genome window below encodes:
- the LOC124460780 gene encoding uncharacterized protein LOC124460780, with the protein MAALRTLAVDCKFGAALDRMLRNRFVCGMKDEDLQKSLLAEADLTIQRAMERATSSKAAAHSARAMRNSAESTESIHEVQTNAIRPSRPNQHHQPCDGCGGAHLRKLCPHRNTVCHACHRAGHLQRVCRAVRDPGRKAFNTSSGHASYRGPHKQKPNEENNVHSILPLICPKEIVTIIINKRKSNSKWIRGLRSL; encoded by the coding sequence ATGGCTGCACTTAGGACTCTCGCTGTCGACTGCAAATTCGGAGCTGCTTTGGATCGCATGTTGCGCAATCGCTTCGTATGTGGAATGAAGGATGAGGATCTTCAGAAAAGTCTTCTAGCAGAGGCAGATTTAACGATTCAACGCGCGATGGAACGCGCCACATCTAGTAAGGCCGCTGCTCACAGCGCTCGGGCCATGCGAAATTCAGCTGAGAGCACTGAGTCGATACACGAAGTGCAGACCAACGCGATCCGTCCAAGCCGACCCAATCAGCACCACCAGCCATGCGATGGTTGCGGCGGTGCTCACTTGCGGAAACTGTGCCCACATCGGAACACTGTGTGCCATGCCTGTCACCGAGCAGGCCATCTTCAACGAGTCTGCCGGGCTGTAAGAGACCCGGGTCGTAAAGCATTCAACACATCGAGTGGCCATGCCTCCTACCGAGGACCACACAAGCAAAAGCCGAATGAAGAAAACAATGTCCACAGCATACTACCGTTGATTTGCCCAAAGGAAATCgttacaataattataaataaacgaaaatCCAATTCGAAGTGGATTCGGGGTCTGCGATCACTATGA